TGTCGGGCCTGCTGATCTGCATGCCGTGCTGCACGTAGTCGGCAGCAGCATGGGTGCCGGCGCCGGGCCGGCAGGCAAAGCTCTGATCGATGAACGTGCGATCGAAAATGGGCTGGATGACGTTGTAGACCGCGTGCTGCACGACGCGGTCACGAAAGGCCGGCGCACTGATCTCGCGCGGCTTGGGCTCATGGACCATGAAGGTGTTGTAGGGCCGCGGCGCGTAGGTGCCGGCCTCGAGGCTCTGCGCCAGATCGCTGAGCTGGGCACCCAGGCGGCGCTCGAAGGCGTGGCAGGCGAAGCGGGCGCGCTTGCCCTTGCGGGCGTCCACATAGCCTTGGTGCAGCGCATCCAGGCAGGTGGCTTGGGCATAGAGGTTGCCGATGCGTTTCATTTTTCGAACCCGACGGAACCGTTGACGATCGCCGCCGTACGAGCAGCAGCTACTGGAAAACGGCGGGCACCACGATTTCGCCCAAGGCAGGAAGGCACCTCCCTCTGCTCCACCATCGCCACGATCGGGCGTGCGAGGTAGTGCGGAGTCGGCCCGGAGCCCCACGTTGTCGTTGGAGTTCGACCGCGCGTTGTTCCAGTTGACCGCCCACACGCCGGCCGTAGACGAGTTCGTCCAGTTCCCGCCGGCGATCGGACACAGCATCTCAAGATGCCTCCCCTGTTGCCGCAACCTGCGAGTCTTTGCGCTCGCTCTTGACCCATCCTCCGATCATTCGGCCCAGCTCATCGACCAGCCTCGAAATCGCCACGTAGCGGCGCACCGCCGAAGCCGGGCCATCATCCGGAGCCGCCTTGACTCCGCCATGAAACCCGAAGTACCCCAGGTCATTGGCCAGGCTGAGCAGCATGCGCAACTGCTCATGGCGGACGTCCAGATTCGTGAGCGTGGTCTTCTTGTGATACCGCTTCTGGCACTCGACGATCAGCGCATAGACGTCGTAGGCGGCCACCCGGATCGCCTGCGCCAGACCGTACTTCTCGGCCTTCGGGAAGTGCGCCAGGTAGACGTTCATGAGCTTCGCGAACTCGGTGAACTTGCGGTTCAGCTGTGCTTCGGAATGCAGGCTCATGTCAGACGATCCAGGCCATCGCTATCGCGCCGGCCATCAAAGATACGAGGCGGCCCGGAGCCCCACGGTGCCGTTGGAGTACGACCGCGCGTTGCTCCAGTAGACCGCCCACACGCCGGCCGTAGACGAGTACGCCCAGCCCCCGCCGGCGAGCGGACACAGCTCGTTGAGGATGAACTGGTAGTACCGGTCCTGACCAAAAGCCGAAATCCCGCTGGTGCCGATGGCGGCAGCGCTCGCCATGAGCCCCAGGTTTGCCCGAGTCCATTCGGTGCCGCTCGTGGCCGGAGAAATCACCTGCGCCGCGCCGTTGCCGTAGCGCAAATCGAAGATGGCATTCGGCGACCACGCATACGCGACCGGCGAGCTGTGAGCGGCCACGCCGGCGACGCCGAACGCATCGGTGGCCAGCGTGTTGCCGCCCGTGAGCGCCGCCGCATCGGCTGCCGTGTTGAGCGCATGCCACACGCCGGACGTGAGCGTGCCAGCGCTCGTGTAGGCGCCATAGGCGGTACCGTTGACGCCGTCGAGGGTCAGGTTGTTGGCGTCGACCACGGTGACGGTGTAGAACTTGTCGTTGAGCTGCGTCATGCCCGCGACCGACTGGATCATCACCGGCGCGCCGGTGGCGAAACCATGCGCCGCCACGGTGATCTGCACCGGGTTGGCCTGCGTGGCTGCAGTGATCGACTTGCCGCTCGCGACGCAGGTGATGCCGGGCGACACCTCCCACACGTTACCGTTCAGGTCGGCGATGCCGCAGTCCTGCCCGTTGTGGGTCGTCTTCGCGAACGGCACGCCGGAGCCGGTCTTGCCGCAGTTGAGGTACCCGTCGCCGACATAGGTGACGGCGCCGTCGTTGGCATCCTTCAACGCGTTGTTGTTGTTGCCCTTCGGGCCCGCCAGGCCGGTGGTCGAGCCATCCCACCAGGCACACCAGGCCGTGCTCGCAGACGCCTGCGCATGGGCCATCGCCAGCAGCGCGAGGGCGACATGCATGTAGCGCATGGTCGGGAAAAACCGGGCGCCACGGGTCTTGGCCGCAGCGAACGCGCCACCCAGGGTGTTGGCCGGAGCGCCGGTCAGACCCGCAAACGGCGCGTGTGCCGACGAGGCGGTCAGCGGGTTGCCGTATCGCAGGCTGGATGCCACGCCGGCGTTGTTGGAGCACTGGTACTTGTCGACGAAGAAGCCTGGCTGGATGGCCCCCGCGTTGTAGAACGCCCGCGGCAGCGCGTATCCGGCAGCCGCAGCAGCAGCCACGTCAGCGAAGGCGGAATACGGCTCGACGTCGATGCTGTTGAGCAGCCAGGTGGCATAGGTCGGGTTGGCGGCGTGACCGATGCGATACCAGAAGGCCGGCACCCACACCATCACCGAGCCGTCAGCGCACTGGTAGTTGCCGTAGTTCGGCGAGGCAGGATCCGAAGTGCCGGGCAGCA
This portion of the Leptothrix cholodnii SP-6 genome encodes:
- a CDS encoding ubiquitin-activating E1 FCCH domain-containing protein, with amino-acid sequence MAASSRGVPLTGGVTPVSAPASNDIGMQGLQGFGVGICPSIPAGFALLPGTSDPASPNYGNYQCADGSVMVWVPAFWYRIGHAANPTYATWLLNSIDVEPYSAFADVAAAAAAGYALPRAFYNAGAIQPGFFVDKYQCSNNAGVASSLRYGNPLTASSAHAPFAGLTGAPANTLGGAFAAAKTRGARFFPTMRYMHVALALLAMAHAQASASTAWCAWWDGSTTGLAGPKGNNNNALKDANDGAVTYVGDGYLNCGKTGSGVPFAKTTHNGQDCGIADLNGNVWEVSPGITCVASGKSITAATQANPVQITVAAHGFATGAPVMIQSVAGMTQLNDKFYTVTVVDANNLTLDGVNGTAYGAYTSAGTLTSGVWHALNTAADAAALTGGNTLATDAFGVAGVAAHSSPVAYAWSPNAIFDLRYGNGAAQVISPATSGTEWTRANLGLMASAAAIGTSGISAFGQDRYYQFILNELCPLAGGGWAYSSTAGVWAVYWSNARSYSNGTVGLRAASYL
- a CDS encoding four helix bundle protein, encoding MSLHSEAQLNRKFTEFAKLMNVYLAHFPKAEKYGLAQAIRVAAYDVYALIVECQKRYHKKTTLTNLDVRHEQLRMLLSLANDLGYFGFHGGVKAAPDDGPASAVRRYVAISRLVDELGRMIGGWVKSERKDSQVAATGEAS